A single region of the Brassica rapa cultivar Chiifu-401-42 chromosome A03, CAAS_Brap_v3.01, whole genome shotgun sequence genome encodes:
- the LOC103858063 gene encoding histidine protein methyltransferase 1 → MRAPSLLAQCWPGLMPQDCSGVSALSEKDLQLPSPAVEILPSKTAAQHRYSGENLDVLGLPIFKGKVSVADMIGLSSSETAPFKYEGSMKSWESAIVLVDVLKNEIRDGQLSFRGKRVLELGCNYGVPGIFACLKGASSVHFQDLNAETVRCTTIPNVLANLDQARDRQSRQPEVLLTPSRQAVSSSVRFFAGEWEELPTVLSIIRTDVVEPVNQGMNLSFSEEDFMDGCSSQEGSITGQPDFSSRRSRKLSGSRAWERANETEQGGECGYDVILMTEIPYSVTSLKKLYSLIKKCLRPPYGVVYLAAKKQYVGFNSGARHLRNLVDEETILGAHLIKETTDRDVWKFFLK, encoded by the exons ATGCGGGCACCATCTTTGCTTGCGCAATGCTGGCCAGGTTTGATGCCTCAGGATTGTAGTGGTGTGTCTGCACTCTCTGAGAAGGATTTGCAGCTTCCATCACCAGCTGTTGAGATCTTACCTTCTAAG aCAGCAGCTCAACACAGGTACTCAGGTGAAAATCTAGATGTGCTCGGTTTACCAATTTTCAAG GGAAAAGTAAGTGTTGCTGATATGATCGGACTCTCTAGCTCAGAAACTGCTCCTTTTAAATATGAAG GTTCTATGAAAAGTTGGGAAAGTGCTATTGTTCTTGTTGATGTACTTAAAAACGAGATCCGTGATGGACAGCTTAGCTTCAGGGGCAAAAGGGTCCTCGAG CTAGGTTGCAACTATGGAGTTCCTGGGATATTTGCCTGCTTGAAA GGTGCTTCCTCAGTCCACTTTCAAGACCTCAACGCAGAAACAGTAAGATGCACAACCATCCCAAACGTTCTTGCGAATCTTGATCAAGCTCGGGACAGGCAAAGCCGTCAGCCAGAAGTCCTGCTCACACCATCAAGACAAGCCGTCTCTTCATCTGTCCGTTTCTTTGCGGGAGAATGGGAAGAGCTCCCGACCGTTTTATCCATCATAAGAACCGATGTAGTTGAACCAGTTAACCAGGGAATGAACCTGAGTTTCTCAGAGGAAGACTTCATGGACGGATGTAGCAGCCAAGAAGGGAGCATTACAGGACAGCCAGATTTCTCCTCGAGGAGATCAAGGAAGCTCTCTGGAAGTAGAGCGTGGGAACGAGCCAATGAGACAGAGCAAGGAGGAGAATGTGGGTATGATGTTATACTAATGACTGAGATCCCTTACTCGGTTACTTCTCTGAAGAAACTATATTCTCTCATTAAGAAG TGCCTTAGACCACCTTATGGTGTGGTGTATTTGGCGGCAAAGAAGCAGTATGTGGGATTCAACAGTGGAGCGAGACATCTGAGGAACTTGGTGGATGAGGAAACTATCTTAGGAGCTCATTTGATTAAGGAGACTACAGACAGAGATGTCTGGAAGTTCTTCCTCAAGTAA